The genomic region ATCCGGATGATGCCTACACTTGCAGCAAACTTGGTGCTTTATACGTCCAAAATGGAGAGATAGAAGCGGGTTTGAAGTTATTAAGAAAAGGATTAAAACAAGAAAAACATCTCGATCGCCTCTTACGTTACGAACTGCACTATCATGCGGGAATTGCTTTGAGCAAACAGCAAAAAGTTGGCAAAGCAAAATCCCATTACGAAGCGGCGATCGCCCTCAACATTTTACCCGCTTTAAAAATTGGCGCTTATAATAACTTGGGCAATTTGTACATGCAAACGGGAGATTTAACCGGAGCGATCGCCGCCTACGAACGAGTGTGGCAAATCGATCCGAACTTACCGATCGCCCATTTTAATTTAGGCTTGGCTCTCAAAGAAAAAGGGAAACTCAACGAAGCGATCGCCGCTTACCATCACGCGATCGAACTCGACCCTACCTATGCCGAAGCTTATCAAAACATCGCCGTAATTTTATTGAAAAACGGCAAAGTTTTCGAGAGTTTAGACCATTTTCGCAAAGCGATCGCCCTCTACGAACGGCGCGATTCTCCCGCCGGAAGCGAACTGCGAAGCACCTTAAAAGAAATGGGATTTAAAATATAAACCCTCATTTAAAATCCCCGTTTTTCAAACCAGCAATTCACCCCCAAGAGCGCCGAACGGTCCGACCCTCTGGCAACTCAATCGCTCTCCAGTTAGGATAGGAACGACTCGCGATCGACGAGTCAAATTCCTATCCTTTTTTACGTTAAGGAAGATAAAAAGCGTGGTTGATTCTTCATTAAAATTTTATAATTCCCCGGCGATCGCCCCCCTCAACACCGAGGGAATTCCCCTCACCAACGAGGACTTTTTCGACTTGAGCGACGATCCCGAAAATCCCGACAATATCCAACTCAATCTCGACCAGATCGCCGCCTTTGTCGGCGGATTGCGCGCCTTCTCCGGTAACGATACCGTGCGCGGCGCCGACTCTGCAGAAATCATGAACGGCAATGCAGGACTCGATCGCCTCTTCGGCGGCGGCGGTAACGACCTCCTACGCGGCGGACGGGACGGCGACGAAGTCTTCGGCGAACTCGGGAACGACGTTCTCAACGGCAATCGCGGCGACGATATCGTCGTCGGCGGCGAGGGAAACGATATCGTTCGCGGCGGACAAGATTTTGATTTACTCGTCGGCGAAGCCGGAAATGACGTGTTAATCGGCGATTTCGGACAAGATGCTTTAGTGGGCGGCGGCGATCGCGATTTGTTCGTCCTACGAACCGACACCACCGACCTCAATCCCTTCGGTACCGATATTATTATCGACTTCGACCCGACCCAAGACACGATCGGACTCACCGGAGGCATTTCCGCCGAAAACCTCCGGTTTCAGGCGATTTCTGTCAATCTTTCCAGCGAGATCGCCAGTCTCGACCCTGAATTACTGCAAAAATTGTTAACCGTCGCCGGAGTCAGCCAAGCGCAACTCGATCCCAACGGCGACGGGGTTCTCGAAGGCACCTTAATTCAAAGTCTCGATTCCGGAACCTTCTTAGGTGCCGTCTTAAATACCACCGCCGACGCCTTGACCGGGCATTTTGCTGCCGTGGACGAGAATATCTTACTGCAAGGGTAGCGGCGATCGCCCCTGCCTCGCCGCGATCGCCAGGATGGTCGGATCCCAAAGCTGTCTTTTGAAAGCACGGTTCCAAACCGAAAACTTTCGTTGGCCTTGATAAACTGAGAGGGAACAGACCCGGTTACCTATTTTTGGGTGGCGATTTCTTAACATTGGATGTCGGAGTATAGCGGTTATGCCAGAAGGAATTCTCGAAGACGATCTCAACTGTCCCTGTCCGGAACGGGCACAGGATGATACCGTCGATTCCGGGTCTTCCGGTGGCGTCCCGCCAGGAGGGTTTAGCGAAGACGATTTTCTCGATTTAACCGACGACGCGACCGACCCCGAC from Oxynema aestuarii AP17 harbors:
- a CDS encoding tetratricopeptide repeat protein; the protein is MVKLSLCAIVKDEEACIGRCLDSVKEVVDEIVILDTGSRDRTVEIARDYGAQIEHYQWNDDFAAARNAALQYVTGDWVLVLDADEILHPEIVPQLQEAIASDRHLAINLVRQEIGAKQSPYSLVSRLFRPLPGIQFSRPYHALIDDSVTEFMAQQPDRWDIGYLSSVAIVHDGYRPEAIAARDKLSRIRKAMERYLSEHPDDAYTCSKLGALYVQNGEIEAGLKLLRKGLKQEKHLDRLLRYELHYHAGIALSKQQKVGKAKSHYEAAIALNILPALKIGAYNNLGNLYMQTGDLTGAIAAYERVWQIDPNLPIAHFNLGLALKEKGKLNEAIAAYHHAIELDPTYAEAYQNIAVILLKNGKVFESLDHFRKAIALYERRDSPAGSELRSTLKEMGFKI
- a CDS encoding calcium-binding protein, with product MVDSSLKFYNSPAIAPLNTEGIPLTNEDFFDLSDDPENPDNIQLNLDQIAAFVGGLRAFSGNDTVRGADSAEIMNGNAGLDRLFGGGGNDLLRGGRDGDEVFGELGNDVLNGNRGDDIVVGGEGNDIVRGGQDFDLLVGEAGNDVLIGDFGQDALVGGGDRDLFVLRTDTTDLNPFGTDIIIDFDPTQDTIGLTGGISAENLRFQAISVNLSSEIASLDPELLQKLLTVAGVSQAQLDPNGDGVLEGTLIQSLDSGTFLGAVLNTTADALTGHFAAVDENILLQG